The genomic stretch gatttttttttgcatgttaggcaagtttttaaattgaaaagcataaacagtCAGTGTTggcactaaactgcctcaaaatcaaacatctgttctttctgatcgctcgataaatattgaggtcagcgaaaccgaatgtacactttggcaggtggcgctgaaatgacgtaattttaagactggtttgcatattattttaaacaataccGATCAGCGAATTTGATGTTATTGGATCAGCCTAAAATCACtcgtgcacatgtttttgtaaacatttgcctgcgggtacgattaaacggttaattgtttgccgattgtgacagtaggtggtaagatattTAAAGCCTCGGGcgtgtatctcttgataaacaaggggattatagacaactatcaaaattatatttggagactaaattattgatttccgggctacccgatacggagtttcaaggtagtccggcgggcacgctctgaaaaaattaggtagcccgacagaattttctggtagcccccgggctccggacatgggatttctgaaaccctttAACGTCACGTATTtggtaccaacctgcgttgtatgaATGCCCACCACACtacacctcgttgtaatttgatttaacttaaccgaaatctaatatggtgacctatcaattttctttttgttttagattaggtagacataacaaaggtatgtgcagagtttgatttaattctattatgtgaaactcgataaaatagcagagtaccaatttaaaattgacaaaaatatgcaaaagtagcccttgggtctgctgaacaagtattcctttctttacaaaatcattttcttttgatttctctgagcaagctttaaatagatatattgttttccgttataaaactgcttagatataaaatttatgctggttattgtacttaactgaaatatattttaggagtatagaaatttagaaaaatgttaaaaatagcatcatatctaggagcaaataaaattgaaacaaaactggtgacttagtatttttatttcatttttcaatacattataacatgatcttttaatacaggacatttcatcaaaatctattattggggaaaaaattgcgtaactgtagcgagcgtctttaaagTAATCTTTAGACTCTTCTACGACAAAGTATATCACGACCTAATTTGTATGGAGATGAAATTTAAATAACCGGGTATGTTTTTTGGCATAGCCATTTCCGACCGTCATATGGTAAAGTATTTAACGTTTACTTGTAAGATGTTTAGACCGTCCTATATATTATTTGCATGTATCGTGTTCAAAGATTTTACAGTTAGTCACTACGAATTTCAGTTTATTGTACTAAGGCAGGCAAGAAGAGAAATTCATGTCCCCGCAAGAGACTATTCTAAGAGCGCAGGAAGTAACCTTTTGCCATGGcgttttttgaatattttaattttagccAACTAAAAGTCGTTTGTTCAAACATtgtattgttctttttttcatgCGTCAAACGAAATCCAAAACTTGAATTGCAATATACTTATTGCTGCACTTGCGAGAgatttaattaaagataaaacaggtattattggatttgttttcaaaaggCATAAATCATTTTATGGTCAGGGCAGTCTGACTTGAAGTCTATTATAAACGAGCCTTGATTAAAGACAGATGTCTGTGGGAAGTTTATCCTGACATGGATGGTGCAATTTTTTAACTGATATGTAATTAATAGTTCGTAATGACATAAAGGAGACCACTCGTAAGCACATCGCGTAGTATATATAATACCGGACTCATTTGGTATATCTGTGTTACAACTGACGCTGGCAATGATGACATTAAAACCTATCGcctattttatatttcttttctctGTTTGCACCTGGGATAATGCAGGTAAGTAGCATTTAACATTTTCTATAATACAGAATTGTTTTTCTTGCTATATTTATGAATTATTGCTTAACTGGATTAAGTATGTTTGCTACCTAAACCTTAGTTTACTGGGTTAAATATGTTACGCATACTTGGTATAATTGTTGATGTGTATATATCATGCAGTTATGCACATTGTTGATGTGTATATTATTCTGCACTTACGCTACCTTAAAGACGCCGTTTTAACAATATCAACAGCACTTCCTagcattatatattaaattttctaTCTAAATAACATAAAAGTCCTGCtcgttattatttttaaatagttaTCCTAACTATTTTAAGATTTCAAACAGCTTTCAATAACAAACAATTAATAGATAACTGATTGATACTTTTACAAGTGTTTAACGTGCTGTTCAATATTTGTGATAAATGTCTTGTTTTGAAGATGGTTAATGTAACAAGGTCAGTAACACTGTATCAGTAGCATTGTAATTCCACGTGTATGCAACCTGTGTGAACAAGTAACTCGCTCACTCTTTAATTGTTTAATCCATTTGTACAAAGAATATGTATGTAATGATTAGTTCAATATAAGTTCCTTTAAACTCTTATTATCACCTCTAGACGTGGTAATCGcggcaaaatacaaaaaaagaaaaagaatttaacaATTCGGGAAAATCACCTTCATCATAATATGTACGACTCAATTTGTAAACAATCTGGAAATATTTTCGCATTAACATTTGTGCATTTCCGTTTTATACGTAACAGGTATAGCCTTAAGCTATTTACTACAAAAATATGTTATTCCTTGTTATATTACGATAGATGCAATAAGTGCACGGAATTATACAGCCAAGTTGACAGTATCGAATGGCGGAAGTTACGGAAAGTGGGCTAACGCCGAATTTTGTGCTGAAGGGACGTATGCTTATGGATATGACATGAAAGCAAGTTTAACATTCGATAACTTTATGACCTTTTTATGTTGAACTATAACACGACTTCCGAGCACAGAATATTTTGCTGTGATATGTTTAATGaacatttaaagtaatttatCAAATTAACATGTAACTTGTTCATAGATATACTTTGGCTTTTTTCCCGTCAAATGAAGCGTAGTGAAATAGGAGTTTCACTACTGTTTCGATTTGAGTACTTGATTACTtatcaaatgttttttatttctgcaCTGCCTATCTAAAGaccaattttaaaatgttatgtgTGCGTGCTTGCGTTTGTGCGTACGTTCATACAGACGTGTATGCATGTTTGAAGGCTCTTGAAGCTCTCAAGAATCAAATCGGATAATTGTAAGTATGAAATTGCCTACGCAATTTCTGTCATAAGGTATAATTCGAACTCTAACTGTTGGGGGAGGAACCAACGCACCTCTCTGGAAAGCATTTTCAGACAAAGGTGGCTACTGGATATGAGGGCGGCATATAAAGTCAACGGTCAATAAGTCCCGAACAGCCCTATGCAATAGATATTTGCTGTTTAACAAACATATTTATTGTTTCTCATTTTATATTAAACGATAAAAAAgtttaaagtgtattttaataATTGCATTTTTGAACAAGTAGTGTTGCACAAATATTTGTGTCTTCATCAAAAATGTTTTGGTAGAGCTCCCTTTCTTGTCACGaactattatttttctttaaaagtattGGGTGTGCTAACATTACGAGCCATTGTATTTTTAGCTAATGTTAACAATTCTAAGCCGCATTAAATGTTTTACCTCaatctaaaacattttatttgagttAAATTCCTTTTTCAATGACTCCATTTATTACAGATCGAAGTAAAGCATGGCTCAGGCGGCGATGACACATCTTTGAATGCCATAAAAATTCTATGTAAATCGCTAAACGGTGATTGTGTAGGAGCTGTCTCCTCAGAAAGGTCGGCTTGGGGGAAATGGGTTGGAGAAACAAAATGTGATGGTTCTGATGTATTAGTTGCTTTCAGCTTGCAAGTAGAAGAAAACGTAAGctattatttttctacaaaagtaTGAATTCGGATGTTACTGAAACTAAGGCCTGCTTGTCCGAAAAGTAACACTGACCACTCATCTGACCGAATGATCGGTAGTCCGAAGTTCAACATTTATAGAAAGAGTGTACGTGTTTCCTTTTCAGTTTCGGTATTGCGTTTAAATAAGGTTTAAAATAGTTCATTCTTTCAAGACGTGTTTGCCTTAGACTGGTGTGTTTTTGGTCTAGATGACATTCAGACGATTTTATCTGTTGTTTCTCCGGTGGAAATGGGGAAAATACACGTATCCGAAACGTGCCTAGTCTTTTATACAGATGGCGCATACTTTCTTTGACTTTAATTTGAGGATTCTGGGCTCTCTAGAATCATTCATCGGCTAACGTTGCTTGTAAAACtgtaacatattttgtataagatATGAAGGTCTGTGTTTCGAACACAAAGCTGCTCTTGTAATGTATATTCGTGTCAActgtttaaatttataaaacacgTATACCCCTCTAGCATACCCGCCACTATTTTACCACATCCAAGACCTCGACCTGTATGAATTGTTTTTAAGTTACATATCGTTGTGGCTCTTAGGGACATATGCTTTCTTTTCCAGTACAATATTTCACTTCATTTAACGTATAatgattaaatgtaaaacaataaaagaagatTTTGGTGTTAAAAATGAACTGCAGCTCATAAACCAGGACTGATACGGAAACTAAAAATGCAAAGCTTAAAAACTATTGGTTGCCTTTTGTGTTTTAGCAAGGAAATTCAGACGATTCAGCAGCAAActttatcaaattcaaatgtcGTAGTTTCGGCGCATCAATCGATCAGACTTACGAACTTGCGAAAGAGCCAGGATATGGGCACTATGGTACATATGGCGACTTCAGTGGAGACTGTAGTTCTAATTCAGCCATTTGTGGTATTATCACAAAATTAGAAGAACCCATAAATGGAGACGACAGTGCCCTTAATGATGTAGAGTTCTATTGCTGCACGTGAAATGTTACATTATAATcgacaaaaaataaatgtatatcttCACCTTTAACTTTTCTCCCTTATTATTTGGCaacttatt from Mercenaria mercenaria strain notata chromosome 16, MADL_Memer_1, whole genome shotgun sequence encodes the following:
- the LOC123541145 gene encoding vitelline membrane outer layer protein 1-like; this translates as MMTLKPIAYFIFLFSVCTWDNADAISARNYTAKLTVSNGGSYGKWANAEFCAEGTYAYGYDMKIEVKHGSGGDDTSLNAIKILCKSLNGDCVGAVSSERSAWGKWVGETKCDGSDVLVAFSLQVEENQGNSDDSAANFIKFKCRSFGASIDQTYELAKEPGYGHYGTYGDFSGDCSSNSAICGIITKLEEPINGDDSALNDVEFYCCT